In the Candidatus Kuenenbacteria bacterium HGW-Kuenenbacteria-1 genome, one interval contains:
- a CDS encoding 30S ribosomal protein S12, whose amino-acid sequence MPTINQLIKNPRKKKRVRKVSILGVVFNSLKRTRRTLLKGSPFKRGVCLKVSTTTPKKPNSALRKIARVRLSNGIEVTAYIPGIGHNLQEHSIVLLRGGRVKDLPGVRYHIVRGVFDAQGVTGRKQGRSLYGVKKEKKAK is encoded by the coding sequence ATGCCTACAATTAATCAATTAATAAAAAACCCAAGAAAAAAGAAAAGGGTTAGAAAAGTCTCAATTTTGGGAGTAGTTTTTAATAGTTTAAAAAGAACAAGAAGAACACTTTTAAAAGGATCTCCTTTTAAAAGAGGTGTTTGTCTTAAAGTTTCCACAACTACCCCTAAAAAACCTAACTCCGCTTTAAGAAAAATTGCTCGAGTAAGACTTTCAAATGGAATAGAAGTAACTGCTTATATCCCGGGCATTGGTCATAATTTACAAGAACATTCTATCGTTCTCTTACGAGGAGGAAGAGTTAAGGATTTACCCGGAGTTCGATATCATATTGTTCGAGGCGTTTTTGATGCGCAAGGAGTAACAGGAAGAAAACAAGGTCGTTCGCTTTATGGAGTAAAAAAAGAAAAAAAAGCTAAATAG